Proteins co-encoded in one Gemmatimonadota bacterium genomic window:
- the ggt gene encoding gamma-glutamyltransferase has product MLNSTTERRLKALVVLLPALLLGLNMENAEAQFNEGFPYETLRSPAMGLRGVVATSQPLAANAGLDILKKGGNAIDAAVATAAVLTLVEPNSTSLGGDAFIMIYIAAEDKLVGINASGRSPYTMTLDALNERLDKHDMNSIRGIYSVSVPGAVDGWFEVLEKYGTMTMAEVLEPAIYYAENGFAVSPIIAGAWRGLERNQEPSTRAALLIDGERAPRAGDVFRNPDLAHSFRLLAEHGRDAFYKGPIAEAIVAYSDSHDGFLTMKDFADHTSTWVEPIFADYGDYRLYELPPNGQGIAALEMIKILGNVDLGAMGHNSAEYLHHIIEAKKLAYADIAKWNADPEFNDLPIEEMISTEYARQQFERIDPNRAMRRPESGINGNGDTILLEVMDKDHNAVSFIYSIYGGFGSGLVAPGTGFPLQNRAALFSREPGHVNVVEPHKRPFHTIIPAMAFKDGEFLMTFGAMGGAVQPQQHVQIFLNVVEFGMNAQQAVEIPRINHGGGMNVTVEPGIDEAVLVQLEAMGHEIRRRTTRGGVGGAQIIIFDRETGAMIGGSTPHKDGMAVVY; this is encoded by the coding sequence ATGCTGAACTCCACCACCGAACGTCGGCTCAAGGCTCTCGTCGTACTGCTCCCCGCCCTCTTGCTCGGTCTGAACATGGAAAACGCAGAGGCACAATTCAACGAAGGATTCCCGTACGAGACACTGCGTTCCCCGGCCATGGGCCTCCGCGGGGTCGTGGCCACGAGCCAACCGCTGGCCGCGAACGCCGGACTCGACATCCTGAAGAAGGGCGGCAACGCCATCGACGCGGCGGTCGCTACCGCCGCCGTGCTGACCCTGGTCGAGCCCAACAGCACGAGCCTCGGCGGCGACGCGTTCATCATGATCTACATCGCGGCGGAAGATAAGCTGGTCGGCATCAACGCGAGCGGACGCTCCCCATACACGATGACGCTCGACGCTCTCAACGAACGTCTGGACAAGCACGACATGAATAGCATCCGTGGTATCTACTCGGTCTCGGTGCCCGGTGCGGTCGACGGATGGTTCGAGGTGCTCGAGAAGTACGGGACGATGACCATGGCCGAGGTCCTCGAACCGGCGATCTACTATGCGGAAAATGGCTTCGCCGTCTCGCCCATCATCGCAGGCGCCTGGCGCGGGCTCGAACGGAATCAGGAGCCCTCCACGAGGGCTGCGCTGCTCATCGACGGTGAACGCGCGCCCAGGGCCGGCGACGTGTTCCGCAACCCGGATCTGGCTCACTCGTTCAGGTTGCTCGCCGAACACGGCAGGGACGCCTTCTACAAAGGACCCATCGCGGAAGCGATCGTGGCGTACTCGGACTCGCACGACGGCTTCCTCACCATGAAGGACTTCGCGGATCACACCTCGACGTGGGTCGAGCCGATCTTCGCCGACTACGGGGACTACCGGCTCTACGAGCTGCCGCCCAACGGGCAGGGCATCGCGGCGCTCGAGATGATCAAGATCCTCGGCAACGTCGACCTCGGTGCGATGGGCCATAACTCCGCGGAGTACCTCCATCACATCATCGAAGCCAAGAAGCTCGCCTACGCAGACATCGCCAAGTGGAACGCGGATCCGGAGTTCAACGATCTCCCGATCGAGGAGATGATCTCTACCGAATACGCCCGCCAGCAATTCGAGCGCATCGACCCGAACAGGGCCATGCGACGTCCCGAGTCGGGCATCAACGGAAACGGAGACACGATCCTGCTCGAGGTCATGGACAAGGACCACAACGCCGTCTCGTTCATCTACAGCATCTACGGGGGCTTCGGCTCCGGCCTCGTCGCTCCGGGGACCGGCTTCCCGCTACAGAACCGGGCCGCGCTCTTCTCGCGTGAGCCCGGCCACGTCAACGTGGTCGAGCCGCACAAGCGCCCCTTCCACACGATCATCCCGGCGATGGCGTTCAAGGACGGCGAGTTCTTGATGACCTTCGGGGCCATGGGCGGCGCCGTTCAGCCCCAGCAGCACGTGCAGATCTTCCTCAACGTCGTCGAATTCGGAATGAACGCGCAGCAAGCCGTCGAGATCCCTCGGATCAATCACGGCGGCGGGATGAACGTGACCGTCGAGCCCGGCATCGACGAGGCGGTATTGGTCCAGCTCGAGGCGATGGGTCACGAGATCCGGCGGAGAACGACCCGCGGAGGGGTGGGAGGCGCGCAGATCATCATCTTCGATCGGGAGACCGGTGCGATGATCGGGGGGTCGACACCGCACAAGGACGGGATGGCGGTGGTGTACTAG
- a CDS encoding cupin domain-containing protein, protein MRTTHIAGGLFRNALLAVLLTAGGYSEGRSQEPAQSPDDPLVINLDDIEWGPPGNTPRFAQGTRTAQLGTDPDSGGPIYYAKFPAGSHFDLHWHTHTEYVAVLGGNVTLVLGEETHSLSPGSYVVIPARMNHSWDVPSGGADAVILVRRRGPADFNFVER, encoded by the coding sequence ATGAGAACGACCCACATCGCGGGAGGGCTATTCCGTAATGCCCTCCTGGCTGTGCTCTTGACGGCCGGGGGGTACTCGGAGGGTCGATCGCAAGAGCCAGCCCAGTCACCGGATGATCCGCTCGTAATCAATCTCGACGACATTGAGTGGGGCCCGCCCGGCAACACACCTCGCTTCGCGCAAGGCACCCGGACGGCGCAGCTCGGCACGGATCCGGACAGCGGCGGGCCGATCTACTATGCCAAGTTCCCCGCGGGCTCGCACTTCGACCTGCACTGGCACACCCATACCGAGTACGTCGCGGTTCTGGGCGGGAACGTCACGTTGGTACTCGGCGAGGAGACCCACTCACTCTCGCCAGGGAGCTATGTAGTGATCCCTGCGCGGATGAATCACTCCTGGGACGTTCCTTCCGGCGGCGCCGACGCCGTGATACTGGTGCGGCGGCGCGGCCCGGCCGACTTCAATTTCGTCGAGCGGTAA
- a CDS encoding ankyrin repeat domain-containing protein — translation MAFVGSLPDEPSLESNRKRAKSLLRDLRGADATALTRLSTHHPRFQHRGDETIAPDEVRLADAQLVIAREYGFSSWPRLTLRIEQMSASFSDRLKMFLQQACGGSLEQANRMLEHDVGLAQADLYAACATGDSVRALALLEEDPKLASAPGGSLGWPPILYVAFSRFAGEGEKRRGALAEIAERLLDLGADPNSHYLFDTKDPESRVPALCGATGDSNQPAVARLLLERGAEPNDAESIFHAAEAMNDECLAMLVAHGADVNADPNPYGNRPIYFLFGYRQAHVGSQTTLRGIRWLLEHGADPNRTSTEEEETALQLAVRNGWGVESLRLLLDHGADVDTKRKDGKTAYQLAILHGNIEGATLLAEHGGEVTLDPTERFLAECGAGNRVGAQSLLSKDPDLVQRLTPEQQRILPAAAGIPNDEAVRLLLEFGVPIDAKDADGTTALHMAAWSGHRSTVRILLAAGPSLEVLDDTHGATALGWVAHGSTWCRNPEGDYAGIAEDLIAAGALFSSPNSDVDSSLSMASDEVADVLRRYGAVDG, via the coding sequence ATGGCGTTCGTCGGTTCCCTTCCAGATGAGCCCAGTCTCGAGTCCAATCGCAAGCGCGCCAAGTCGCTGCTCCGCGATCTACGCGGTGCCGACGCGACGGCGCTTACGCGTCTAAGTACTCATCATCCCCGCTTCCAGCACCGCGGAGACGAGACGATCGCACCCGATGAGGTCCGGCTCGCCGACGCCCAGCTCGTGATCGCCCGTGAATACGGGTTCTCGAGTTGGCCCCGTCTGACGCTACGCATCGAACAGATGAGCGCGAGCTTCTCCGATCGTCTGAAGATGTTCCTCCAGCAGGCATGTGGGGGCTCTCTCGAACAAGCGAATCGGATGCTCGAGCACGATGTCGGACTCGCCCAGGCGGACCTGTACGCCGCCTGCGCGACTGGCGACAGTGTTCGGGCGCTCGCGCTCCTGGAAGAGGATCCGAAGCTGGCGAGCGCGCCAGGCGGCAGTCTCGGCTGGCCGCCGATCCTCTACGTCGCTTTCTCCCGATTCGCCGGAGAAGGTGAGAAGCGTCGCGGAGCGCTGGCCGAGATCGCCGAGCGGCTGCTCGACTTAGGGGCCGATCCGAACAGCCACTACCTGTTCGATACCAAGGATCCGGAAAGCCGGGTCCCGGCGCTCTGCGGGGCGACCGGTGACTCGAACCAGCCAGCCGTCGCGCGTCTGTTACTCGAGCGCGGAGCCGAACCCAATGATGCCGAGTCGATCTTCCATGCGGCCGAGGCCATGAACGACGAGTGTTTGGCGATGCTCGTAGCGCATGGGGCCGACGTCAACGCGGATCCAAACCCCTACGGCAACCGACCGATCTACTTTCTCTTCGGCTACCGCCAGGCTCACGTGGGGTCGCAGACGACCCTACGGGGCATTCGCTGGCTCCTGGAGCACGGCGCGGATCCCAACCGCACCAGCACCGAAGAGGAAGAGACTGCGCTACAACTCGCGGTGCGGAACGGCTGGGGCGTGGAGTCGCTCAGGCTTCTCCTCGACCACGGCGCCGACGTAGATACGAAGCGGAAGGACGGGAAAACCGCCTACCAGCTCGCGATCCTCCACGGAAATATCGAGGGCGCGACGCTGCTCGCGGAGCACGGCGGCGAGGTGACACTCGATCCGACCGAGCGCTTTCTCGCCGAATGCGGTGCAGGCAATCGCGTCGGCGCGCAGTCACTGCTCTCGAAGGACCCGGACCTGGTCCAGCGCCTGACCCCCGAGCAGCAGCGGATTCTCCCTGCGGCGGCGGGTATTCCGAACGACGAAGCCGTTCGACTCCTGCTCGAGTTCGGCGTCCCGATCGATGCGAAGGATGCCGATGGAACGACCGCCCTGCACATGGCGGCCTGGAGCGGCCATCGTTCCACCGTCCGGATCCTACTGGCGGCGGGACCGTCCCTCGAGGTGCTCGATGACACGCATGGCGCAACAGCGCTGGGTTGGGTCGCCCACGGATCGACATGGTGCCGCAACCCGGAGGGTGACTACGCCGGGATCGCGGAGGATCTCATCGCTGCGGGCGCGTTGTTCAGTTCCCCCAATTCCGACGTCGATTCGTCGCTCTCGATGGCCAGCGACGAGGTCGCCGACGTCCTGCGCCGCTACGGCGCCGTGGACGGGTGA
- a CDS encoding beta-N-acetylhexosaminidase, with the protein MARVGTGLPLPFSADGALRVGVDGSGGPESYRLTVSESGISIAAGDHAGLFYGLQTLSQLLPPGMGDGVGLGDGVRLGDGGPGRGSGSAAAPLEVRSVRIDDAPRFPYRGMHLDVARHFYGPDFVKRYIDMLARYKINRFHWHLTEDQGWRIQIDRYPLLTEVGGYRAQTHVGHGRDEFNGDGKRYGGFYTKDEIRDIVAYAEARYVTIVPEIEMPGHSLAVLAAYPELACTPGPFEVGMTWGVFEDIYCPSEETFTFLENVLTEVIELFPGELIHVGGDEAPKERWEESEFVQELMEREGLVDENEVQSWFIRRIERFLNANGRRLIGWDEILEGGLAPNATVMSYRGTIGGIEAARQGHDVVMTPYSHLYFDFYQTEDQESEPLAIGGFLPLDTVYSYEPVPAELTPTEARHILGAQANVWTEYMTTEAYVEYMVFPRMLALSEVVWSPTDSRDFDGFVERLDWHFDRLEALGVNYRPLDP; encoded by the coding sequence CTGGCCCGGGTCGGCACGGGGCTCCCGTTACCCTTTTCCGCAGACGGTGCGCTCCGCGTGGGTGTCGACGGAAGTGGAGGTCCGGAGAGCTACCGACTCACGGTGTCCGAGTCGGGCATCTCGATCGCAGCGGGTGATCACGCGGGCCTCTTCTACGGGTTGCAGACGCTGTCGCAGCTCCTCCCCCCGGGGATGGGGGACGGCGTGGGGCTGGGGGACGGGGTGCGGCTGGGGGACGGTGGGCCGGGGCGCGGTTCCGGGTCGGCTGCGGCGCCGCTCGAGGTTCGCTCCGTACGAATCGACGACGCCCCCCGCTTCCCGTACCGCGGGATGCACCTCGACGTGGCTCGGCACTTCTACGGTCCGGACTTCGTGAAGCGCTACATCGACATGCTCGCGCGTTACAAGATCAATCGCTTTCACTGGCACCTGACCGAGGACCAGGGCTGGCGCATCCAGATCGACCGTTATCCGCTGCTGACCGAGGTGGGCGGGTACCGCGCGCAGACCCACGTCGGACACGGCCGTGACGAGTTCAACGGGGATGGCAAGCGGTACGGCGGCTTCTACACGAAAGACGAGATCCGCGACATCGTGGCGTACGCCGAAGCGCGCTACGTGACGATCGTTCCGGAGATCGAGATGCCAGGGCACTCCCTGGCGGTGCTCGCCGCCTACCCTGAGCTCGCCTGCACCCCAGGCCCCTTCGAGGTGGGGATGACGTGGGGCGTCTTCGAGGACATCTACTGCCCCTCGGAAGAGACCTTCACGTTCCTCGAGAACGTACTCACCGAGGTCATCGAGCTCTTCCCGGGCGAGCTGATCCACGTGGGTGGGGACGAGGCGCCGAAGGAGCGCTGGGAGGAGAGCGAGTTCGTCCAAGAGCTCATGGAACGCGAGGGCCTCGTAGACGAGAACGAAGTGCAGAGCTGGTTCATCCGGCGTATCGAGCGCTTTCTGAATGCGAACGGGCGTCGACTCATCGGGTGGGACGAGATCCTCGAGGGTGGTTTGGCACCGAACGCGACGGTCATGTCGTACCGGGGGACCATCGGCGGAATCGAGGCGGCCAGGCAAGGACACGACGTGGTCATGACGCCGTACAGCCACCTCTACTTCGATTTCTACCAAACGGAGGACCAGGAGAGTGAGCCGCTCGCAATAGGCGGCTTCCTGCCGCTCGATACCGTCTACTCGTACGAGCCCGTCCCCGCGGAGCTGACGCCCACCGAGGCCAGGCACATCCTCGGGGCTCAGGCGAACGTCTGGACGGAGTACATGACGACCGAGGCCTACGTGGAGTACATGGTCTTCCCGCGCATGTTGGCGCTCTCCGAGGTCGTCTGGTCGCCCACGGACAGCAGAGACTTCGACGGCTTCGTCGAGCGCCTGGATTGGCACTTCGACCGGCTCGAGGCGCTCGGGGTCAACTACCGACCGCTGGACCCCTGA
- a CDS encoding TonB family protein, giving the protein MNAMAIPAEAENTKSEKSETANDRFKKSFGSWLWGSMIAATVFHFMLFQFWPTQTAADISFTAGELEVIDVLPKIEIPPPPEAISRPATPVMALREIDTDITIAPTTFADNPVEVLAPPPTNDGAVDVSSAPVFTPMTVHPEIKNRREVQAALMREYPPLLRNAGIGGQVVVWFFISEEGQVLDRRVARSSGHIQLDEAALQVADVFRFSPALNREKVVQVWIQLPITFRVQ; this is encoded by the coding sequence ATGAACGCGATGGCTATTCCCGCTGAGGCGGAGAACACTAAATCCGAGAAATCCGAGACGGCGAACGACCGATTCAAGAAGTCCTTCGGATCGTGGCTCTGGGGCTCGATGATCGCAGCGACGGTTTTCCATTTTATGCTCTTTCAGTTCTGGCCGACGCAGACGGCGGCGGACATCTCTTTCACGGCCGGAGAGTTGGAGGTGATCGACGTTCTTCCGAAGATCGAGATTCCGCCGCCACCCGAGGCGATTTCCCGGCCCGCGACACCCGTGATGGCCCTGAGGGAAATCGACACCGATATCACCATCGCCCCGACCACGTTCGCGGACAATCCTGTGGAGGTGTTGGCGCCGCCGCCCACCAACGACGGAGCGGTAGATGTATCATCCGCTCCGGTATTCACGCCGATGACCGTACACCCGGAGATCAAGAACAGGCGGGAGGTCCAGGCGGCCTTGATGAGGGAGTATCCTCCCTTGCTTCGGAATGCCGGAATCGGTGGGCAGGTGGTCGTCTGGTTCTTCATTTCCGAAGAAGGCCAAGTGCTGGACAGGAGAGTTGCTCGGAGCTCGGGTCACATCCAGCTGGACGAGGCGGCCCTTCAGGTGGCGGACGTCTTCAGGTTTTCGCCGGCTCTGAACCGGGAAAAGGTCGTCCAGGTCTGGATTCAGTTGCCGATTACTTTCCGGGTCCAGTAG